In a genomic window of Alphaproteobacteria bacterium:
- a CDS encoding nucleotidyltransferase family protein: protein MSKIIFRPSKAFILAAGRGERLRPYTDQCPKPMVEVAGRSLIWRILDKLRADYVDTVVVNLHYKADMLREHLEEYCLNQPGGHGLHLLFSHEEALLDTGGGIKKMLRVFGDDPFYVIAGDALWTDPPLESALARLARLWDGQAMDILTLMQPLSRMVLTEGAGDYDLLPNGRVRRSKNKSGAFMWTNIRLNHPRIFQDAPEGAFSFLDLMDRAEAEGRFFALEHEGDWHHISRPADLESVRRAFEPPESKKTKA, encoded by the coding sequence ATGAGTAAAATCATCTTCCGCCCCAGCAAGGCTTTCATTCTCGCCGCCGGACGCGGCGAGCGGTTGCGCCCCTATACGGATCAGTGTCCGAAGCCGATGGTTGAGGTCGCGGGGCGGAGTTTGATCTGGCGGATTCTTGACAAGCTGCGCGCCGATTATGTGGACACGGTCGTCGTCAATCTGCATTACAAGGCGGATATGCTGCGCGAGCATCTGGAGGAGTATTGTCTGAACCAACCTGGCGGGCATGGGTTGCACCTGCTTTTTTCGCATGAGGAGGCGTTGCTGGATACGGGCGGCGGGATCAAAAAAATGTTGCGGGTGTTTGGGGACGATCCATTTTATGTCATCGCCGGGGACGCGCTGTGGACCGATCCGCCGCTTGAGAGTGCCCTGGCGCGGCTGGCGCGGCTGTGGGACGGGCAGGCCATGGATATCCTGACGCTGATGCAGCCTTTGTCGCGCATGGTTTTGACCGAAGGCGCCGGGGATTACGATTTGCTGCCCAACGGGCGGGTCCGGCGCAGCAAAAACAAGAGCGGCGCCTTTATGTGGACGAATATCCGGCTCAATCATCCGCGGATTTTTCAAGATGCTCCCGAGGGTGCGTTTTCCTTCCTTGATCTCATGGACCGTGCGGAGGCGGAGGGGCGGTTCTTTGCGCTTGAACATGAAGGCGACTGGCATCATATCAGCCGGCCTGCCGATCTGGAGAGTGTGCGCCGGGCCTTCGAACCACCCGAATCGAAAAAGACCAAGGCATGA
- the tsaE gene encoding tRNA (adenosine(37)-N6)-threonylcarbamoyltransferase complex ATPase subunit type 1 TsaE has translation MIPAALEQISTNEAETEAFARSFGRALGAGDVVCLRGTLGAGKSVFCRALIRCLCGLPDLEVPSPTFTLAQIYEGHPGQRFPIWHFDLYRLTSPEEIYEIGWEEALGQALVLIEWPERLGALLPSRRTDVTLEAVPGGANHRQIRIERHE, from the coding sequence ATGATTCCCGCGGCTTTAGAACAAATTTCGACGAACGAGGCGGAAACCGAGGCCTTTGCCCGCTCGTTCGGCCGTGCGCTTGGGGCTGGAGATGTCGTCTGCCTGCGGGGGACACTGGGCGCCGGAAAAAGCGTGTTCTGCCGCGCCCTGATCCGCTGCCTTTGCGGACTTCCCGATCTTGAAGTTCCCAGTCCGACCTTTACACTGGCACAGATCTATGAGGGGCATCCGGGGCAGAGGTTTCCGATCTGGCATTTCGATCTTTACCGCCTGACTTCCCCGGAAGAGATTTATGAAATCGGCTGGGAGGAGGCGCTGGGGCAGGCGCTCGTGCTGATCGAGTGGCCGGAGCGGCTGGGCGCGTTGTTGCCATCTCGCCGGACGGATGTCACACTTGAGGCCGTTCCCGGAGGGGCGAATCACAGGCAGATCAGGATCGAGCGTCATGAGTAA
- a CDS encoding PAS-domain containing protein — MSTHTDPKSTAFQGLFGALSGSKKLQAEKARLEAFLAAVPGEYCGISRDGSIVYSKGFCVLLGLERVMNLTDIQNQLTPSDAAALEGLYTRLAEDAISFTLNVQDHPGRRTLKIAGVRGVDTEDQDYFNILWLEDVTEQYEASVTFAEEQKAQFEEIERLQDSLDGLPFPVWIRNAQQEILWVNVAYAKKTGARPSEILSQQKEIAQQPRKKKPGAKEGLLGSELAKQALESGVTQATKAHVVIGGNRLLVRVTETPLKAQKLTMGVLEDLSPEEALETELKNFQEAQRGLLGQLRSAVAFYGPEQTLEFYNTPFAQLWTLEEGWLNTKPKLGDILEKLREMRRLPEQADFKKYKKTWLDKFTDLIEPYEDMLYLPNGSAIRMLMVPQKAGGLMMNFEDVTSRLELESSYNTLIAVQKETLDNLAEGVAVFGGDGRLKLWNPSFARLWGLHPEDLEGEPHITRIVEKMKGFFDASQWESTRDALIGLALERTMHEGRQKRVDDSLLDFITVPLPDGGVLVTFTDVTDSVRVENALREKNAALEAAEKLKLDFLANVSYQLRTPLNAIMGFNEILDQEFFGGLNPKQKEYTRDIRESSERLLALVNDILDLSSFEAGYMELQISRVDIRGMLQAIVDLVEDWVRKQEITLVLNCPEGIGSAEIDETRMKQAVLNVVQNALAHTRSGGHITINAQADQKTLVLTVQDNGVGIPAAEQSRILQPFERIESQQAGRGVGLGLTLVQNIVTLHGGDFRLESAPERGTTVTLRVPLSQSP, encoded by the coding sequence GTGAGCACACATACCGACCCTAAATCCACGGCCTTTCAAGGCCTGTTCGGTGCGCTGAGCGGCAGCAAGAAGCTGCAGGCCGAGAAAGCGCGGCTGGAGGCGTTTCTGGCCGCGGTGCCAGGCGAGTATTGCGGCATCTCGCGGGATGGGAGCATCGTTTACAGCAAGGGATTCTGCGTTCTTCTGGGGCTGGAGCGGGTCATGAACCTCACAGATATCCAGAACCAGCTCACACCCAGCGATGCGGCGGCGCTGGAGGGGCTTTACACGCGGCTGGCGGAGGATGCGATTTCCTTTACACTGAACGTGCAGGACCATCCCGGCAGGCGGACGCTCAAGATTGCGGGTGTGCGGGGCGTGGATACGGAGGATCAGGATTATTTCAATATCCTGTGGCTTGAAGATGTTACGGAGCAGTACGAGGCGAGCGTGACGTTCGCCGAGGAGCAAAAGGCGCAGTTCGAGGAAATCGAACGGTTGCAGGACTCTCTCGACGGGTTGCCGTTTCCGGTATGGATCCGTAACGCGCAGCAGGAGATTTTGTGGGTCAACGTGGCTTATGCCAAGAAGACCGGGGCGCGGCCGAGTGAAATCCTCTCGCAGCAAAAGGAAATCGCGCAGCAACCGCGCAAGAAGAAGCCCGGAGCCAAGGAAGGATTGCTTGGGTCTGAGCTTGCGAAGCAAGCGCTTGAGAGCGGCGTTACGCAGGCGACCAAAGCGCACGTCGTTATCGGCGGGAATCGGCTTCTGGTGCGGGTGACGGAGACGCCGCTTAAAGCGCAGAAGTTGACGATGGGCGTGCTTGAGGATCTCTCGCCGGAGGAGGCGCTGGAGACGGAGCTGAAAAATTTTCAGGAGGCGCAGAGGGGGCTGCTCGGGCAGCTGCGCTCGGCGGTGGCGTTTTACGGGCCGGAGCAGACGCTGGAGTTTTATAACACGCCGTTCGCCCAGCTCTGGACTTTGGAGGAGGGGTGGCTGAATACCAAGCCGAAGCTGGGCGATATTCTTGAGAAGCTGCGCGAGATGCGTCGCCTTCCGGAGCAGGCGGATTTCAAGAAATACAAGAAGACGTGGCTGGATAAATTCACCGACCTGATCGAGCCTTATGAGGATATGCTTTACCTGCCGAACGGCAGCGCGATTCGTATGCTCATGGTGCCGCAGAAGGCGGGCGGGCTGATGATGAATTTCGAGGACGTCACCAGCCGACTGGAACTGGAATCGTCCTATAATACGCTGATTGCGGTGCAGAAAGAGACGCTTGATAACCTTGCGGAAGGTGTGGCGGTGTTCGGCGGGGACGGGCGGCTGAAGCTGTGGAATCCTTCGTTTGCGCGGCTGTGGGGGTTGCATCCCGAGGATCTGGAAGGGGAGCCACATATCACGCGGATCGTGGAGAAGATGAAGGGATTCTTCGATGCTTCGCAATGGGAATCGACGCGGGATGCGCTGATCGGGCTTGCTCTTGAGCGCACGATGCATGAGGGGCGGCAGAAGCGGGTGGATGATTCGCTGCTGGATTTTATTACCGTGCCCTTGCCGGACGGCGGGGTTTTGGTCACTTTTACTGACGTGACCGATTCCGTGCGGGTGGAGAACGCGCTGCGGGAGAAAAATGCTGCGCTGGAGGCGGCGGAAAAGCTGAAGCTGGATTTTCTGGCCAATGTTTCGTATCAGCTCCGCACGCCGCTGAATGCCATCATGGGGTTTAACGAGATTCTGGATCAGGAGTTTTTCGGGGGGCTTAACCCCAAGCAGAAGGAATATACGCGGGATATCCGCGAATCGAGCGAGCGGCTGCTGGCGCTGGTCAACGATATTCTCGATCTTTCCTCTTTCGAGGCGGGATATATGGAGTTGCAGATCAGCCGGGTCGATATCCGCGGGATGCTGCAGGCCATCGTCGATCTTGTCGAGGATTGGGTGCGCAAGCAGGAGATCACGCTTGTGCTTAACTGCCCGGAGGGGATCGGAAGCGCGGAGATTGATGAAACGCGCATGAAGCAGGCGGTTCTCAATGTCGTGCAGAACGCGCTGGCGCATACGCGCAGCGGTGGGCACATCACTATCAACGCGCAAGCGGATCAAAAGACTCTTGTCCTCACCGTTCAGGATAACGGCGTGGGGATTCCGGCGGCGGAGCAGTCGCGGATTTTGCAGCCGTTCGAGCGGATCGAGAGCCAGCAGGCGGGGCGGGGAGTCGGGCTGGGACTGACGCTGGTGCAGAATATCGTGACGCTGCACGGCGGGGATTTCAGACTCGAGAGTGCGCCGGAGAGGGGAACGACCGTGACGCTGCGGGTTCCTTTGTCTCAGAGTCCCTGA
- a CDS encoding adenosylhomocysteinase translates to MATQPKTVQNDYKVADIKLAEWGRKEINIAESEMPGLMATREEFGKKQPLKGARIAGCLHMTIQTAVLIETLTALGAEVRWSSCNIFSTQDHAAAAIAATGVPVFAWKGMNEEEFWWAIDKTIEGPGGWVPNMILDDGGDLTLRIIEKFPNLMKDIKGISEETTTGVLRLYEMEKKGKLTVPAINVNDSVTKSKFDNKYGCRESLVDAIRRATDVMMAGKVAMVCGFGDVGKGSAESLRQAGARVIVSEIDPICALQAAMEGYEVATMEDSIKRADIFVTATGNKDIITVDHMRAMKDRAIVCNIGHFDNEIQVEGLRNMKWTNIKPQVDEIEFPGGNRIILLAEGRLVNLGCATGHPSFVMSASFTNQTLAQIELYTNPGKYANKVYVLPKHLDEKVAALHLEKVGAKLTKLSKEQADYIGVDVKGPFKKDEYRY, encoded by the coding sequence ATGGCTACACAGCCCAAGACCGTTCAAAATGACTATAAAGTCGCCGATATCAAGCTGGCCGAATGGGGCCGCAAGGAGATCAATATCGCCGAGAGCGAGATGCCCGGCCTGATGGCCACCCGTGAGGAATTCGGCAAGAAGCAGCCCCTGAAGGGTGCGCGAATCGCCGGATGCTTGCACATGACGATCCAGACGGCGGTGCTGATCGAGACTTTGACCGCTCTGGGTGCGGAAGTGCGCTGGAGTTCGTGCAATATTTTCTCGACGCAGGATCATGCGGCGGCGGCGATTGCCGCTACGGGCGTTCCGGTGTTTGCCTGGAAGGGCATGAACGAGGAAGAATTCTGGTGGGCGATCGACAAGACGATCGAAGGACCGGGCGGATGGGTTCCGAACATGATTCTGGACGATGGCGGTGATCTGACGCTGCGGATCATCGAGAAATTCCCGAATCTGATGAAGGACATCAAGGGTATTTCGGAAGAAACAACCACCGGCGTCCTGCGTCTTTACGAGATGGAGAAGAAGGGCAAGCTGACCGTTCCGGCCATTAACGTCAACGATTCGGTTACGAAGTCGAAGTTTGACAATAAGTATGGTTGCCGCGAGAGCCTCGTGGATGCCATCCGCCGCGCCACCGACGTCATGATGGCCGGAAAAGTCGCCATGGTGTGCGGATTTGGCGATGTGGGCAAAGGCTCGGCCGAATCCCTGCGTCAGGCCGGGGCGAGGGTCATCGTTTCCGAGATCGATCCGATCTGCGCTCTGCAGGCGGCGATGGAAGGTTATGAAGTTGCGACGATGGAAGATTCTATCAAACGCGCCGATATCTTCGTGACCGCCACGGGCAACAAGGACATCATCACCGTGGATCATATGCGGGCGATGAAGGACCGTGCGATCGTGTGCAATATCGGGCATTTCGACAACGAGATCCAGGTCGAGGGTCTGCGGAACATGAAGTGGACCAACATCAAGCCGCAGGTGGACGAGATCGAGTTTCCGGGCGGGAACCGGATTATCCTGCTGGCCGAAGGGCGGCTGGTGAATCTCGGATGCGCCACGGGCCATCCGTCGTTCGTCATGTCCGCGTCGTTTACGAATCAGACGCTGGCGCAGATTGAGCTGTACACCAATCCCGGCAAGTATGCAAACAAGGTCTATGTCCTGCCCAAGCATCTGGACGAGAAGGTCGCGGCGCTGCACCTCGAGAAGGTTGGCGCGAAGCTGACGAAGCTTTCCAAAGAACAGGCCGATTATATCGGCGTCGATGTGAAGGGGCCGTTCAAGAAGGACGAGTACCGTTACTGA